A window from Citrus sinensis cultivar Valencia sweet orange chromosome 5, DVS_A1.0, whole genome shotgun sequence encodes these proteins:
- the LOC102622903 gene encoding laccase-13-like translates to MDIPALITVKPWSSCLLLGVLFIFAFVASLSHAEIQFHEFVIEAKPVKRLCRTHNTVTVNGQFPGPTLQVRDGDTLIITTINRAQYNITLHWHGVSLKGNPWADGPEYVTQCPIQPGRSYTYQFTIEDQEGTLWWHAHSRWIRATVYGAIIIYPRIGSSYPFPVPNREIPILLGEWWDKNPMDVLMQAIFTGAAPNVSDAFTINGQPGDLYRCSRRETVRFQVEAGETVLLRIINAAMNQELFFGVANHNLTVVGVDTSYTKAFSTSVIMIAPGQTTNVLLTADQPPARYYMAARAYNSANVAFDNTTTTAILAYKSAPCNAKNGGSNSSAPVFPTLPGFNDTATATAYTAQIRSLHEVKVPTVIDEDLFFTVGLGLINCSNPNSPRCQGPNGTRFAASINNVSFEFPTGNSLMQAYFQDQPGVFTTDFPPVPPIKFDYTGNVSRVLWQPLKGTKLYKLKFGSSVQLVWQDTSIVTVEDHPMHLHGHEFYVVGSGFGNFNPSTDTPKFNLIDPPRRNTIGMPPGGWVAIRFVANNPGIWFMHCHLDSHLTWGLAMAFLVENGDEELQTVQSPPLDLPPC, encoded by the exons ATGGATATTCCAGCATTGATTACAGTCAAGCCATGGAGCTCTTGCCTGTTACTTGGTGTCTTGTTCATCTTTGCTTTCGTGGCTTCTCTTTCTCATGCAGAAATTCAATTCCATGAGTTTGTT ATTGAAGCCAAGCCAGTGAAGAGGCTATGCAGGACCCATAACACTGTTACAGTGAATGGGCAGTTCCCAGGACCAACATTGCAAGTTCGAGATGGAGATACTCTTATCATCACGACTATAAACAGAGCTCAATACAACATTACCCTCCACTG GCATGGAGTAAGCCTGAAGGGAAATCCATGGGCAGATGGTCCTGAATATGTGACTCAGTGCCCAATCCAACCAGGAAGGAGTTACACGTACCAATTCACCATTGAAGACCAAGAGGGAACTTTGTGGTGGCATGCTCATAGCAGATGGATTAGAGCAACTGTCTACGGAGCTATCATCATTTACCCAAGAATTGGTTCTTCATATCCCTTCCCTGTGCCAAATAGAGAAATCCCAATTCTTCTAg GGGAATGGTGGGACAAAAACCCCATGGATGTCCTGATGCAAGCAATTTTCACAGGCGCAGCTCCAAATGTTTCTGATGCATTTACAATTAACGGTCAACCGGGCGATCTCTACAGATGCTCCAGGAGAG AAACTGTGAGATTTCAAGTGGAAGCAGGGGAGACTGTTCTTCTTAGAATTATCAACGCCGCAATGAATCAAGAACTCTTCTTTGGGGTGGCGAATCACAATCTAACTGTAGTTGGTGTTGATACTTCCTATACCAAGGCTTTTTCAACCTCGGTCATCATGATAGCTCCTGGTCAGACAACAAATGTTCTGCTCACAGCTGATCAGCCCCCGGCTCGTTACTACATGGCAGCACGTGCCTACAACAGCGCCAATGTTGCCTTTGACAATACCACCACCACTGCAATCCTTGCATACAAATCTGCTCCCTGCAATGCCAAGAATGGGGGATCAAATTCTTCAGCACCAGTCTTCCCAACCCTCCCAGGCTTTAATGACACCGCCACTGCAACTGCATACACTGCCCAGATCAGAAGCCTACACGAGGTCAAAGTCCCAACAGTGATTGATGAGGACCTATTTTTCACGGTGGGTTTAGGTCTCATCAACTGCTCAAATCCTAACAGCCCCCGATGCCAAGGTCCGAATGGAACCCGTTTTGCTGCCAGCATAAACAATGTCTCTTTTGAATTTCCAACGGGGAACTCTCTGATGCAAGCCTACTTCCAAGACCAGCCTGGTGTCTTCACCACAGACTTTCCCCCAGTTCCTccaatcaaatttgattataCAGGTAATGTAAGCCGAGTTCTATGGCAACCACTTAAAGGAACTAAGCTGTACAAGTTGAAGTTTGGTTCCAGTGTACAACTTGTGTGGCAGGACACAAGCATTGTCACAGTTGAGGATCATCCTATGCACCTTCATGGGCATGAATTCTATGTGGTAGGTAGTGGTTTTGGTAACTTTAACCCAAGTACAGATACTCCCAAGTTCAATCTCATTGACCCACCAAGGAGAAACACTATTGGAATGCCTCCAGGCGGATGGGTTGCTATACGATTTGTGGCTAATAATCCAG GAATTTGGTTTATGCATTGTCACCTAGATTCACACTTAACTTGGGGCCTTGCAATGGCTTTCCTAGTTGAGAATGGAGATGAGGAATTGCAGACTGTCCAGTCTCCACCACTAGATCTTCCCCCGTGTTGA